The Halobacillus amylolyticus nucleotide sequence AAATAAATATTCAACAATTAATAGATTACTAATCATAATACTAATAAGAAACTTAGCTTGGTACGCAAGCCTTACGAACATATTTCGTAAAATGTGCTTGAGTAAAATAGATAATTTAGTTAACCCCTTACTCTTAGCAAGATCATAATAAGGTTCTTGTTTCTCCTTCTCAACTAACTCCAACATCGATTGAAAAAAGTACATCGTTGGAAGCACAGCTAAAACTAAAGCGGGGACTAGGACAGCCTCTTCTACTCCGGCGCCCGAAAACTTAGCAAAGCTCACCCCTGTCTCTAAATATAACCATACAAGGAACATCTGTGAGGCTACAACGAAAACAACATCTGGAATGCTTTGTAAAAACGATGATGATGATAGACCTAGCTTATAAATCCTTGTTGGACCATGCCATAAAATAATCGTTCCCATGAGAGCGACGAAGAAAGAAACACTTAGGGCAATACTCAATACAGATAAGGAGCTTGCAAAGGCTTTAAATATAATAGGAAAAAGGCTTCTTTCTACACCAGAAGTCGGATTTGTATAGACCAATGATTCTGGTCGTAACATTTGTCCCCAAACATCTGAAATTGCCTGAAGGCCCGGCCAAACAAAACCGCCCACTGTCATAAATAAAGGTGAAATACTGATGATAAAAATACCGAATATTAAAAAGACAGGTTTCAAAAGTTCACTTACTAAATAGGAGCTCCATCTCAAAGGTCTCAAAGTGTCCCCCTCCTTTTTTGAGGCCGCTGAAAAATGACGTTTGTTCATTTCTATAAAGAATGTATTTGGCATTTTTGTTATGGGCCATATGATTTATGTGTACAAAGACCTCAGATATACAAATTGATGAATAAAAACATGTATATCAGTGCTCTCTTGGTGGGTTCCGTTATAAAAAAGAGAAAGGTGGCTGGGAAACGACTCGCTCGTGGGCGAACGCCGAGCCTCTCAGTCGTTCCTCCCTCGGGGTCTCGCCATTTCCCCGCCACCTCATGATCATTAAGATGAACGGAACCGTGATTCTGTCCCTAACCTTTATTCCGGATAACGGCTTTTTAATTCAACAACCCATTCCCATCATTCCTGCAATAATAAATAAGCTTAGCTATACAATAATGGAGTGGGTCATCTTCTTTTTTTTACTATAAACAGACTTTTTTTCCCTTTTCTCTCTATATTATAGGAAACTTGTCTAACGAACCACCCTATTTATGGAAAACTGCATTTATAGTTCAGGCTCTTTATCAAGGTTTAAACTATTGTAGCTGCGGGAAAAAACTGTAACAAATTGTTTATAGGAGGAGAGGAATGGCTAAATTTGATAAAGTAGTTAACGTCGTTCGGGAAAATTTCGTTCCCGAATTCCAAGCCCAAAAATATGATGAAGCACCATGGGCCGAACTTACAAAGCCAGTTAATCAAGCAAAAGGGGTTCTTATTTCAACTGGTGGTGTATATCTCTCAGGCACTACTCCTTTTACGGACCATTATGGACTTGGTGATCCATCGTACAGGGAAATCCCGCTAGGTACAGCCAATGATAAACTTCAGCACTATCACGAGCATTATGATCATACCAATGCCAATGAGGATGTGAATTGTATTTTTCCACTTGAACGTTTAAGTGAAATGGTGGAGGAAGAGGAGATTGGTTCACTAAGTGACTATCACTACAGTTTTATGGGGTATATTCCCATACCTCATCCGCTTATAACTAGAACGGCTCCTGATGTGGCCAATAAGCTGAAACTGCAAGATGTTGACTTTGCATTCATCGCACCTGGCTGACCGGTTTGCCAACAGTCGGCCGGTCTGGTCGCAAGAGTATTGGAATCACAAGGTATTCCTACGGTTACATTGAACATGTTTAGAGAAGTTGCTGAAAACATCAAAATTCCGCGGGTCTTGAATTTGCGTTTTCCTTTTGGGAGCCCTTTAGGTGTACCAAACAACAAGGAACAGCAAAAAGATGTGATCAAAGAAGCACTGAATTTACTTGAAACAGCTGATCAGCCTGGTGTCATTAAGGAATCAGGAATCACGTATAAATAGAGATCTTGGCCGTGGCTGTCTCATCAATAGAGACAGCCACTTTCTCGATTACAATTGATTGGGAACTTGGCCTGATTTTACGATGGGGCCCTACGTTGATTTTGCATTCAATGAATTCTACGATACTCACGAGGTGTTTGACCAGTCGTTGCTTTAAATACCCGACTAAAGTAATTCGGTTCATTAAACCCTGTCGAATGGGAAATATTTTTAATTGTTTCATCGGAAGAAGTCAGCATTTCTTTTGCCTTTTGTACACGTATATAACTCAACATTTCCCGAAAAGAACGCTTATATTGACTTGATAGAATATGACTAAAATAGGAAGGACTGCGCCCAACGTGGTTCGCTACTTGCGTTAAGGAAAGCGTTGGGTCTTCGTAATGATCTTCTATATACGATATAGCTTCCTCTATGATGTCAATTCTCGCAGCTTGGGGATGCTTTTCGATCGATTGCAGCAAATTGTTTATAAACAGAATCATATCCTGGACAATTCGGTAAAGGACCGGACTGTATAAAATGGTGTCAAATACTTGCTTATAGTTTTCCTCGCTCATCTCGTCCGTGATCCCTTTGCGAATCATGAAACGACGGATTTGAGCGAGAATACTCGTCAAGCGCGTCCGCAACAATCCAGGATCAGGGAAGGGTGGTTCTATGCTAAAAAACTGTTCATACATCCATGTTTTAATATCAACTCCTCGCCCCTCATCCATCATATACACCCAATTACGCTGTTCCTTCATCGTTAAAAAAGGATCCATGTCTCTCCAATCATGATTATGTAATGAACTTAATACTTGTTGGTAGCCCGTAAAAAAGGTCGTCTCCATAACTTTGCGCAGCCTCATATAGATTTGGTGGAGGGACTTTTGACTTTCTTCTGAATGAACAACGATCGCCAAAGGCTTCCCTGAAGAACGCTCCCACTCTCGCAAGAAACGCTGGGCTTGTTTGAAAGGGTCGAGGAAAGCTTCCTGGAATACGAGTGTAATTCGGTCACTTGTTGAAAACACCAGCGGTTTATAATAAAAATCAAACTGATCGATGAAGATCCTTAAAGCACTTAAGTCATCCATGAATTCTGTTTTTACTAAATAGACGGGGTATGGAAAGGGAAGGTTTTCACCTATAAATAACGATTCATACCTGGCAGCATGCCTCGGTTCACCATCTGTATTTGGTTTCGAATGGCTGGAAAGATTTCTAAAAGCTTGTTGTAACGAGTGCTTCACCCGTGACGGTGATAACGGCTTTACCCATAAATCCACTGCCTCAATTTCCATCGCCTGCATAGCCCGTTCAAATGTTGGCTCCGCGGTAACTGCTATTACCTCTACTGCATATCGGCTAATAAACGTCTTAACCATCTCCCATTTACCCTCGGGGACCATATCAAGTTCAATGCACAGCACATCAGGGAGTTCATTCTCCAGTACATCGAAAACCTCCACCAATTGATCCGCCAACCTCGAATGGGAAATAGGGAAGGAGTATTTCGTAATCAGCCACTCAAGACCAACAAGTTCCTGCCTATCACGATCCGCAATTAATAATTTATACATAACGCCTTACCCACCTTTCCTGCTATTACCCACATTTTAACCTATTATAGGAACTAGCACATGTTGGATAAAAAACCCACCTCGGGTCATCCAGTTTATGGATGACCCGAGGTGGGTTTTTTCTACATAAGGGTGTTTTTACAGAGTATTTCGAGATGAGTGGTTATTGAACAGCTGCTTGTACATTGACTAATCCATTTCCATAGTAGAATGATTCCCCAAGTGGGGTAGCCGTTTCATTCATAACCTGACGAACTTGGACATTCGTTAAGGTAGGATCATCTGCCAAAATAAGAGCAGCAGCTCCAGCGACGTGAGGGCTCGCCATTGATGTTCCATTGTAATAATCATAAGCATTACCAGGAATTGAGCTTAAAATATTGACACCAGGAGCCATAATTTCTAATTCATCACCGACACTTGAGAACGAAGCTCTAGTATTAGAACTATCTACAGCACCAACAGCAATAGCAGAAGCATATTTAGCTGGATAGCCTATGGTGTTTTTTCTACCTTTAGACCCGGAGTTCCCTGCTGCAGCAACAACCACAAGCCCTTGCTCATAGGCATTGTTAACAGCCTGTTCAAGTGTATTGGACCCCCTGCTTCCACCTAAACTCATATTGATGACGTCCATATCTTTGCTGATTGCCCATTCAATTCCTTGAGCGATTCCGCTGTAAGATCCGCTTCCTTCGCTATTGAGTACTTTTACTGCATATAAACTTACGGAAGGGGCCACGCCAAGTACACCTAACGTATTATTAACACCAGCGACCGTACCAGCTACGTGAGTACCGTGACTATTTCCATCGTTAAAAGGGTTGGGTTCTCCATCAACAAAACTTTCTCCACCAGCGACGGCTAGGTCTTCATGACTCGCGTCAATTCCCGTGTCTAGAATAGCTACCTTTACGCCATTCCCAGTCGTTCCTTGAGCTTGTACATCATCTGCATTAATCTGGGGAATTCCATAGGGAGTGGTTTGACTAGTAGCCTGTGCTTGTTGGTCTTTTTCTACATAATCTACATTTGGATTATTGGACAGTGCTTTGACTGCTTGCTCAGGAAGCTTGGCATGTACTACATTCATATACTTATATTCATGAAGTACTTTCCCGCCGGCTCCTTTGATAACATTTTGATTCACTTCTGATTTAAATCCAATTAAGTAATCCTCTACAACAGCTTTCTGCTCGACAGCTTTCTGGGCAGAGGCCTGTGCTATGCTGCTAAATGCAAAGGTGAAGGCTAGAGCAAAAAATAAAATAAACCCGACAATCTTACATGTTCTTTTGTGCATCTTACTCCTCCTCTTAATATTTGCAAACAAAAATTTTGTTTACAATTGTGAATTGTCACAATTATATGATAACACCTGAAAAGAAGCATATGTTTGGGAATGTTCTTTAAAAAAACCCCCTTAAGGTAGGGGTGAATAGAGTGACTTGCGCAAGTTCATAATAGTTGAAAAGATATTCACTATAAATAACACATGGGTTCAAACAAAACAGTTTTGATATAAGCCTGCATGTTTTAAACTAAAGAGGAAAAGGAGATGATCATCATGTTAATGGAAAAAATCCCGAATTTCTCATTAAAAGATGTGGATGGGAAAGAAGTATCTATTGACGATTTTAAAGGAAAACAAACCCTAATCTTTATGTGGGCTTCCTGGTGAAGATGCCGTGAACAATTGCCTGGATGGCAATCTTTTTATAACGAACATAAAGGTGAAAACTTTGAAATTCTTTCGGTAGCTGTTGATGTCCAAGGGCCTGAGGTTGTCAGACCTTACATCGAAGGTACAAGCTTTCCGACAGTAGTCGATGAGGAAAATCAACTAGCCAATTACTTTGGATTTAAAGTAGTCCCTAATGGAATCTTTATTGATGAGGAAGGTACCATTCGCCTGCTTAAACAAGGGTTTAAGGTGGACGATGAAGAACACGTTCAATCTGTAGCGCAGCTCATCAATAAAGAAGTGGAGAAAGTTGAATTCGATGACCAATATTATCAGCCGCAGAACGCCCCTTCTAATGTAGAGAAACAATTGGCAGAGACTAAATTCAATCTCGCCATGGAGTACTCTAAGAACGATAAAAAGGATAAGGCGATTCAGGAACTTGATGAAGCGTTAGTACTTGATTCCGATAACTTTTTAATTCGGAAACAACGATGGTATCTCCTTTATCCGGAGAAGTTCTCACCAACGATTGATATAGAATGGCAGCAAAGGCAACTTGAAAAAGAAAAACAAGAAGAAGCTCAACTAAAAGATGGAATGGTTTGTGGTCCGGAAGGTTGTTACATTCCCGGAACATGATCAGCTCTTAAAAACTGGGTTATGACGAGCTTTACGTTTGATATAAGGATAATTCGTATACTAAAATGAAATGA carries:
- a CDS encoding glycine/sarcosine/betaine reductase selenoprotein B family protein; this encodes MAKFDKVVNVVRENFVPEFQAQKYDEAPWAELTKPVNQAKGVLISTGGVYLSGTTPFTDHYGLGDPSYREIPLGTANDKLQHYHEHYDHTNANEDVNCIFPLERLSEMVEEEEIGSLSDYHYSFMGYIPIPHPLITRTAPDVANKLKLQDVDFAFIAPG
- a CDS encoding redoxin domain-containing protein, producing MEKIPNFSLKDVDGKEVSIDDFKGKQTLIFMWASWURCREQLPGWQSFYNEHKGENFEILSVAVDVQGPEVVRPYIEGTSFPTVVDEENQLANYFGFKVVPNGIFIDEEGTIRLLKQGFKVDDEEHVQSVAQLINKEVEKVEFDDQYYQPQNAPSNVEKQLAETKFNLAMEYSKNDKKDKAIQELDEALVLDSDNFLIRKQRWYLLYPEKFSPTIDIEWQQRQLEKEKQEEAQLKDGMVCGPEGCYIPGT
- a CDS encoding S8 family peptidase, with product MHKRTCKIVGFILFFALAFTFAFSSIAQASAQKAVEQKAVVEDYLIGFKSEVNQNVIKGAGGKVLHEYKYMNVVHAKLPEQAVKALSNNPNVDYVEKDQQAQATSQTTPYGIPQINADDVQAQGTTGNGVKVAILDTGIDASHEDLAVAGGESFVDGEPNPFNDGNSHGTHVAGTVAGVNNTLGVLGVAPSVSLYAVKVLNSEGSGSYSGIAQGIEWAISKDMDVINMSLGGSRGSNTLEQAVNNAYEQGLVVVAAAGNSGSKGRKNTIGYPAKYASAIAVGAVDSSNTRASFSSVGDELEIMAPGVNILSSIPGNAYDYYNGTSMASPHVAGAAALILADDPTLTNVQVRQVMNETATPLGESFYYGNGLVNVQAAVQ
- a CDS encoding helix-turn-helix domain-containing protein; this encodes MYKLLIADRDRQELVGLEWLITKYSFPISHSRLADQLVEVFDVLENELPDVLCIELDMVPEGKWEMVKTFISRYAVEVIAVTAEPTFERAMQAMEIEAVDLWVKPLSPSRVKHSLQQAFRNLSSHSKPNTDGEPRHAARYESLFIGENLPFPYPVYLVKTEFMDDLSALRIFIDQFDFYYKPLVFSTSDRITLVFQEAFLDPFKQAQRFLREWERSSGKPLAIVVHSEESQKSLHQIYMRLRKVMETTFFTGYQQVLSSLHNHDWRDMDPFLTMKEQRNWVYMMDEGRGVDIKTWMYEQFFSIEPPFPDPGLLRTRLTSILAQIRRFMIRKGITDEMSEENYKQVFDTILYSPVLYRIVQDMILFINNLLQSIEKHPQAARIDIIEEAISYIEDHYEDPTLSLTQVANHVGRSPSYFSHILSSQYKRSFREMLSYIRVQKAKEMLTSSDETIKNISHSTGFNEPNYFSRVFKATTGQTPREYRRIH
- a CDS encoding ABC transporter permease subunit, which produces MRPLRWSSYLVSELLKPVFLIFGIFIISISPLFMTVGGFVWPGLQAISDVWGQMLRPESLVYTNPTSGVERSLFPIIFKAFASSLSVLSIALSVSFFVALMGTIILWHGPTRIYKLGLSSSSFLQSIPDVVFVVASQMFLVWLYLETGVSFAKFSGAGVEEAVLVPALVLAVLPTMYFFQSMLELVEKEKQEPYYDLAKSKGLTKLSILLKHILRNMFVRLAYQAKFLISIMISNLLIVEYLFENFGMTSFLLIYSQPPVFFVTALLFSCRYICF